The Callospermophilus lateralis isolate mCalLat2 chromosome X, mCalLat2.hap1, whole genome shotgun sequence genome contains the following window.
GCAAGTTTGAGGGGAAGAATAATGTATTCAGGATTGCACTTGTTCAGTTTGACATTCCATTGCAACATGTTAGAAATGTTCTGGAGATGGCTAGAAATCTGGGCTGAGAAATGCAGATTTGACAGGCATCAGAATAAAAGTtgttgggctagggatgtggttcaagcggtagcgcgctcgcctggcatgtgtgtggcccgggttcgatcctcagcaccacatacagacaaagatgttgtgtccgccaaaaactgaaaaataaatattaaaattctctctctctccctctttctcactctctctcactctttcttaaaaaaaaagaataaaagttgtAGGTGAAGCTACAGGTGTGGGTGAGATTATGTATGGTGTAAGTGGAGAAGAGAGTAGAGATAAGAACTCTGGGAAACTGTGATTTCTCCCTCATCTAAATCCCTACAGCATTTCTCTTATTTATATGGAATCTGTCATATGCTACATAAACACTTTGCTCACTGTCTACTATGAACAAAGTATTTGCTAGATATGAGGGTACAAGGAAGAATAAAAGGTCCTTACACCCGAGGAGACTATGATCTAGTCGTGGACAAAGAATTATACTCAACTATTAaccaaaatgaatgaaataagagCTACAAATGTAATGAATATATAAGAGGTAATTAATTCAGTGGAAGAAAAGAGGTTTCAGGCATGGAGGGGAGTGCTTGAGTTGGGCTTTGCAAGATAAGTGGATTTTGACAGgcagggaaggggaaaataaaaggCAAGTAGTATGAAGCTGGAAATGAACACATATCACAAAATGGAGTACAGGAAGTGATAGGGAGAAAGAGATCAGaaaggtggcctgaggccaacATCTAGGTTCTCAGGGATTCACTGaggtttcttaatccattcaaaaGGCACATACATGCCTGTGTATACCTCAAACCTCTGCCGATTCCCGAATTTCAGATACACCTTTGAGAACAATgaatcagctgggcacagtggtacaagcctgtaatctcagcaactcaggaggctgacgtaggaggatcacaagttcaaagccagcctcagcaatttgtcaaggccctaggtaacttagggagactctatctcaaaaaaataaatagaaagggctggggatgtgactcagtgataaacgtctcccactgggttcaatccctggtcccaaaaataatactaataagaagaagaataaaaagaagaagaagaagaagtaaaaAATACTGAAGAAAATCTAAAAATCACCAAACTAAGGTTTGAGGCTTGAAAATGCTATATTTGAAAATGCTATGTTCTATATTTCCATCCTACAAAAACTGCAAAACTCTGTTAGTGGAACTTTAATTACTTGGCTTCATTGTAAAATTTCCATTGcatataagaatataaataatttcaCTCTAATGCTCTCACTTAAATCTGTGGCTGAAAGCACTAGTAGAAATCATATTCTCATGGCATTTTCCTTGGCATGTTGAAGGAAAACAGAATGTATACAACTAATCAAGTCATTAGTGACTCTGAATGTGAAGGGCTATATAAAGATAGTAAATAATCAGAGATAAAGAAGtatattttaaagattaaaaatattttatttaaacttttcttcataaacacttttaacatttttttcaatttaaaaacagAATGGATAGCATAAACATGTTTGAATAGATTATATCCACGGCTTGGGAAAAAAATTACCTGACAAAAATGTAAAGGCTTTCAAAACAGGTATAAAAGGCAAACCTTAAATTATTCTAAGATTTTTATATTGGCCCTAGGATTATTTGACTACTGGCCCAAAATGTACCTAAAggtcaaaatatttttctatagaCAAAGGATGCCCAAGAGGTGTAGGGCACATACAAGTTAGGTAGAAAATAACCTCTCTGATCACCTGTCGGGAACATTCCTTCAGAAAGCAAACACCTAATCCTTACTGGTATACTGATTAATAAAATTTGTAATGTAGTTGTTCCCAAAGatgtaaaaagaaaattcaagaaTTTTGAAGGGGGAACAAAGTTGATGGCATTCTTTCAATGTTACTTGTGTAATATTGAAGTTATACTGGTATACTGAGAGGATATGATTTCCATGAATTTATCTATTCCAGTCTATGCCTATTGAATATTTGACTTTATAAACTCTCAATAAACTAATTTCTCAGTACTTTAATTTTAAGATAAATCTCTTTTTAGAAGATATTTATTCCCAAACCGACTCTAAATGTGATTGAAGTATGATCTCTAGAAATGTtcagaatacaaaaacaaaatcaaaaatgtATAGTAGGCAAACAAGAAAACTGGCACTAGCAGTTTTACTGCCATATAGCCCTCAATTATATCTAATTTACACTATTATCTATGCTGTTTTACTTCAgtctaaaactttaaattatgtaTTCTCAAAAGAGCTAGTCTCTTATGAGATAGCTTATAAACTGAAATAACAATTTATATTATAAACTGAAATGTTATGACCTACacccacatatacatatataaaaatagtcCCAATGAACGTTTGACATGTTTAGATTATGCAGCTCAAATAatttgttataaaatattttaaagcttaGTTTCATGTAATTAAGACAAAACTCTCCATTTTTACCATTTCTCCCCACACAAATGTGTGTGTCCTTTACTATGACTCGAGCAGGCTTCCCAGAATGAGGTGTCCAAAGGTGCTGCTTTAGAAAAGATAAGTGAAGGGCTCAGTCAGTATTTCACAATTCGAGTAACACTCACACAGGGAGAATAATGAGGAGGACACAGAGAAAGCTGTCGCAAGAAGAGCTAATCTTTCTATTAATTAcgctttgctttttaaaaaccagtagcatttcttCTAATACAAAACCTTCAATGTGAGAATCTTGCATTTTATGAAAAGGCTGTAGTGCAAggattttctttaaaatcaaaACTTAGAAGGTCAAAGACATGGAAGAGAATGAATGGTCCTAATTAAGATGTAATTAATTAAGATCAGCTATTTTTGTGAAATCTGGTATTTGAAAATGTAAAGTGAAAATAACACATATAAAGATCAGAACAGTTATACTGTAGAGTTTTCAAATCTCTTACCAATTTTTAAATGTCTATTTTGAGCATATACAATGTATATAAACAAAAACGGTTCCAAATGAAGCACACAAAaaataaacttgaaaaaattCTATGAAAAATTTTCCATAGTTTAGTATAACAAAAATAAATCTCTTGTAGCAATTAAACCATAAATTTAAAAGGGAATGTAAGTTAATCATGGACTCGGAATAACCTAAATTAGAACTACATATAAACAGAAGAGTTTTCTCATACATTCAGAACCCAAGCAATAGCAACTATTCTTAAAGCTCAACACTGATTACAGCTAACATCAGGTCAGACATGACTTATATGAAGCTGAACCCAGAGTTAGTTCAAGTTAAGATTTCACGAATTTTATGAAACAAGAACTTTTGATATTGGCCTTCTATCTTTAAAATGGAAGACCAAGAATATTCAATGTTTGCTCAGACGTTTCCTTAAACAGGGCTATGAAATCATATCTAAGCTAATTAAGGAGAACCACCACTGGAGTATAAAGCCTTTGATATGGGTACCCTGTCTGATGGTTCTTTCTTGGTCTTTTCCAACAGAAGATATCAATGATGAGGAAAATAATGAAGACGTTATTTTCTTTAAAGCAAGAGACATACATACAAAATTTTTAACAAACTAATGTATTAGGAAAAAATTAATTGGCTAACCTAATTCCTAGTTTTCCaaagtaaaataattaaaaattaatttttaaatgtagaaAAGACTTTTACCCACATTCCATGGGAAACTAAGATATCAAATTTTtagaaagtaagtaaataaaggaCCACTTAAAGAAAATTTAAGACTCATGTACAAAAGAACATTATTATTGAGTTCTGAAACCTACGCCAATGTATTTCTTTTTCAAAAGCTACTTGTATACCTGACTGTTTCTTAAACCTCAAATGCCTCCAGATTTGAAGTCTTAAAATCAGGCTTTGTTTCATAGTACGTCTAATCAGaactgcaaaaaaacaaaaacaaaaacaaaaaacagtcttCACATTTCCAAGACTTCACACTTCCATTTTATATTCAATGgtggcagcagcaaaaaaaaaaaaaaagtgaaactagAAAACTTATACAACAGCAGCCATATAGAAGGCATTGCAATATTGCACCAATATCCTAAGTTCTGGCAAGTTTTGCCAGTGTAGATCTAGTCTGTATCAGATATAGACTACTCATGAGAAAATGACATCAATTTGAATGATCCACTCCCAGGTTACTCTTGCCTAATTTTTGTCAACTATACTCTCTTCCTTCGCATTTCAAAAATTGAAAGGTGCAGCTAATGCtaaaacatttattataaatGCTTTCAAACAGCTATTCTTGATCCATTATGAACTTTATGGTTATTATCCTTCATGCTTGTAGCTTCCAGTAATTAAACAAAAGCCAAGGGTTGGCATCCCTAGTGCCACTGAATATTTTGTATGAAATAAACAGGTAGAtataaccagtaatattattattcTCTTTCTTGCCTCTAAGTCAAACTGAGCTCAAATTTTCTAAGCGTTGCTACCCTCCATTCAATAACAGATGCAGCAGCCTTAATGAATGTAAAGAATGGGAGTTGCACTTACTTTTAAGGGGCCTTTATTTAGGAGTCTGGTATTACCTAAATTCTCTTTAAAAGTGCTTGCACGCTGCAGGATCAGAGCTTGTCATATACCACTCCAATTCTCACTAAAAACAGGGCAACGTTAAACAGACTGCAAAGAAGaacatttcaaaaagaaaagacaTGTATCGATAAGGAACACTAATGTttacttttgaaaatataaaatgttttcataAATCCATAAGTGTTTCAGGAATATAAGAGTTCAAATATTACTGAATCAATATGGACTGAAGATAGGCTAGTTTGATACCAAATGAGGACTCCAGTTATTTTAACTTTCTAGAAATGTTAATACACGAAAAGACATTACATCTAAAATTCAACAAGTATGGCGAACTGTGTGTGCAAGTGCACTAGCTTaaaaatatagaatcctaaccaCGCATAAAAGGAATGTGCCTTATATATTTATACCATGTATGCGAGTATGGATATGCTTTCACTAACACAATGCAGATAAGAGAAGGCAGCTTAGAAATAGTGTTCTGaatataaaaagttaattttgtagaaaatttataattttgcattttgagCAAAAAGCCATGCAAAAAGGTCAAGAGTTTTgaacttttaaataataaaaccaaAACATATAACAGACTGAAATACACTGAAACTAATGTTCAAAAAGGTTTCAGATAGAGATAGGGAATGAAATCACATCCAGTGACACGTATCAGGTCTTCTCTTAGAAGATGCACGACTTCTACGCTAACATCTGAAAGAAATGTTTAATGCAGAAAATCAACTTTCCAGATAAGTGGAGCATTCTACTGAACTGCTTCTGGAAGTAGTTTCAAGAGCTAGCGCTTAGAATTAACTTATTGCATGAGTTTGAGgccactgaaaagaaaaaaaaaagaatgctagcACAGAATGAAAAATTCTTACGATATTAGACCAATGGCTTTGATAGTAAAACTGGTgaggtttttctttatgctttttaATTAACTACTTTATCACAAACGCtttgtttgcttttcttttaaTGGGAGAAAGATGTCATTAGTTGCAACGTCTGACCTCATCCAGTACATAGTCCGGAAAATGCAGGTTGCATACTTGTAAACCATCCAGCTTGCAGGGCATCCTGGGGTATTCATCTTCCTTCCATTTGTTTTCATCCggatcaaaagtgagaatggaatcaCTGTAATGACCATTATAACAAAGGCCTCCAAGAACCATTATTTGTTTGTCTAACACAGTCACACCATGGCCACTTCTACCAATTGGCATGGATGCCAAGATGGTCCACTGGTCAGTCTCTGGGTTGTACACTTCTGTGGAAGGGCAGCCCTGAGATTCGAAAGAGGCCCTCAAGATCACACAGACGCCACCGAAGACGTAGAGTTTGCCATTGTAAGAAATCATCTTGTGAAAGCATCTTGCGTAATTCATCTTGCTCTTATTCTCCCAGCAGTTGGTGACTACTTGAGTTCTCCTGGTCCGCTGTTCTATGGTCCCTTCTTTACTGGGATCAAACACACACACTTGTTTAGAGGTGGAGGATGAGGTGATTCCTCCAGTGATAAACAACTTGTTATTGAGCACTGTCCCCTCATGTCCATATTTGTTAACTGGGTAAGGATCCACAAATTCCCACTTATCATTGGTGATGTCATATCTCTCTGTTGAATAGAAAGTCTCATCTCTGGTTCTGCCTGCCACAGCATAAATGAACTTCCCAATAACAccaactgcaaattctgaacgtgGTACAGACATGTCTGCCATCCGCAGCCAAGAGTTTTGTCTTGGGTCATACCTGAACACTTTGGAAGAAGCATGGAATTCACCATCTGGGCCCAGTTCTTCCCCACCCAACAGGAAAACAAAGTTATTGATGATAGCAAGGCAGTCTGGCCGTAGAGGTACTTGTGGGCCCTCCAGTTCCCACCAGACTCTTGGCTTTTTTAAGAGAAGTATTTTGCTGTTAACCATGCTATGTCCAATCATTCCACGGAATACTGTAGTTTGTGGTTTGGCAGAACGAATGCGGCTTGATTTCATATCTAGCAAAGGCTGCTGGTGAACGTTCTGAAAATAATTCAGTGCTTGGTCAACTTCATAGCGCAGCTGTCGGGAATATCTATAAAATTCTGATGTTTTAACCTAAGAATACAAGTAAAACAAtttagccagaagaaaaagtggtaAACAAAATATCAAAGCTCACTAAAATGATCAGGATATTATTTTAGGCTCCTTTACTAAAGTTGCTTTTCTTGTTAATTTAGATTTGTAATCATCTACATACATTCTCAAGCTTTTAAAAGTAAGCAAGTTATTTTTAAGCATAAACTATTTTCCAGGCAAAAGGCAATTCATAATAAAATGGTTTAGGCACCTATTGTAGGCCCTAGCTATGCGTAGGGGCTAGGAGGTCAAATATGGGCTTCATATTACAGGAAATAATGTCTGCAGTTTTCTTAACTACaggtaacaccaaaaaaaaaaacaaaaaaaaaaacgaacCATGATTGAGTAATTTGAGGAATCATGCAAGTTAGTGCATGATTCCCAGTAGATTTTTGACACAAAGATTTGGTATGATA
Protein-coding sequences here:
- the Klhl15 gene encoding kelch-like protein 15, with product MAGDVEGFCSSIHDTSVSAGFRALYEEGLLLDVTLVIEDHQFQAHKALLATQSDYFRIMFTADMRERDQDKIHLKGLTATGFSHVLQFMYYGTIELSMNTVHEILQAAMYVQLIEVVKFCCSFLLAKICLENCAEIMRLLDDFGVNIEGVREKLDAFLLDNFVPLMSRPDFLSYLSFEKLMSYLDNDHLSRFPEIELYEAVQSWLRHDRRRWRHTDTIIQNIRFCLMTPSSVFEKVKTSEFYRYSRQLRYEVDQALNYFQNVHQQPLLDMKSSRIRSAKPQTTVFRGMIGHSMVNSKILLLKKPRVWWELEGPQVPLRPDCLAIINNFVFLLGGEELGPDGEFHASSKVFRYDPRQNSWLRMADMSVPRSEFAVGVIGKFIYAVAGRTRDETFYSTERYDITNDKWEFVDPYPVNKYGHEGTVLNNKLFITGGITSSSTSKQVCVFDPSKEGTIEQRTRRTQVVTNCWENKSKMNYARCFHKMISYNGKLYVFGGVCVILRASFESQGCPSTEVYNPETDQWTILASMPIGRSGHGVTVLDKQIMVLGGLCYNGHYSDSILTFDPDENKWKEDEYPRMPCKLDGLQVCNLHFPDYVLDEVRRCN